In Nitrososphaerales archaeon, one genomic interval encodes:
- a CDS encoding transposase gives MLAAEVPSPFKGLLKSFNGILSKPQQRNLASLVLGFIAAEGEKNVKGMANSLVPYRNQSSLNRFITDAKWDYRALNYRRLRLVEKELGLSDNSNSSDKQCYFIVDDTTVEKYGGEVVGYHHDSKHGLIRGHCYVTGLCVCSSNSKSNSNGRYDDDAWYPTDLKLYMPAGSSPFSKERLFRSKIDLACELIDEFSPPGAGKEDEEGVMVSFDEWYFCSEVVKHAEGRGFQWTSEAKSNRIILYQDERLHVGELADIMKPFFRDVEVDGELYQCCDLQVYMPRIGKVRLVFNCKADTKDMHNMCTSITNESEPFTANIVKRSLKRSEIESFYWDVKNVIGFGEYRFRESEAAIVHSHLVFLVYTLLQILKKRMESRDEERREVMMKGKGKRCSIGEACAWLRDRCLLSFCIWIKDKLAAGLDITKIAGMIRPQICK, from the coding sequence ATGCTTGCAGCTGAAGTCCCTTCCCCGTTCAAGGGTCTCTTGAAGAGCTTTAACGGTATTCTTAGCAAGCCCCAGCAGAGGAACCTTGCCAGCCTTGTTCTAGGATTCATTGCAGCGGAGGGAGAGAAGAATGTGAAGGGAATGGCTAACTCACTGGTACCATACAGGAATCAGAGCAGCCTTAACAGATTCATAACAGATGCAAAATGGGACTATCGTGCCCTTAACTACAGAAGGCTAAGACTTGTGGAGAAGGAGCTGGGATTGTCAGATAACTCCAATAGCAGCGATAAGCAGTGTTACTTCATAGTTGATGATACAACAGTTGAAAAGTACGGTGGTGAAGTGGTTGGATACCATCATGACTCGAAGCATGGATTAATCAGGGGGCACTGCTACGTAACTGGGCTTTGCGTATGCAGTAGCAACAGCAAAAGCAACAGCAACGGCAGATACGACGATGATGCATGGTACCCAACAGACCTGAAGCTCTACATGCCAGCAGGTTCCTCTCCCTTTTCAAAGGAGAGACTGTTCAGGAGCAAGATAGATCTTGCATGTGAGCTGATAGACGAATTCAGTCCTCCAGGTGCAGGGAAGGAGGATGAAGAAGGTGTGATGGTCTCCTTCGATGAATGGTACTTCTGCAGCGAGGTCGTGAAACATGCAGAAGGCAGAGGCTTCCAATGGACAAGTGAAGCAAAGAGCAACCGCATCATCTTATATCAGGATGAAAGGCTCCATGTGGGCGAGCTTGCAGACATAATGAAACCATTCTTCAGGGATGTTGAAGTTGATGGGGAGCTATACCAGTGCTGCGATCTGCAGGTATACATGCCAAGGATAGGCAAGGTCAGGCTGGTCTTCAACTGCAAGGCAGACACAAAGGACATGCACAATATGTGTACGAGTATAACAAATGAAAGTGAGCCATTCACAGCAAATATTGTGAAGAGGAGCTTGAAGAGGTCAGAGATCGAATCGTTCTACTGGGATGTGAAGAACGTGATTGGATTTGGAGAGTATAGATTCAGGGAGAGCGAAGCGGCGATAGTACACTCGCACCTAGTCTTCCTTGTCTATACACTGCTCCAGATCCTGAAGAAGAGAATGGAGAGCAGAGATGAAGAAAGGAGGGAAGTTATGATGAAAGGTAAGGGAAAGAGATGCAGCATAGGAGAAGCATGCGCATGGCTCAGGGACAGATGCCTCCTATCATTCTGCATCTGGATCAAAGATAAGCTCGCAGCAGGACTTGATATCACAAAGATAGCAGGGATGATACGACCACAAATCTGCAAATAA
- a CDS encoding winged helix-turn-helix domain-containing protein yields the protein MDSLKEDDSAVSPDNAVILEESIEILSTDDQRLKIIGEELSNDIGRAVLTKLFERVTSISEIARSLNVSVPLVSWHIQRLSKAGLIDIQHIKLSSKNKEVRHYMPVKFALIIIPFTVTRATYYSNILKSAIMKIYRNLPVVATFIGSAIGIYMIQRTITTDRPVFTIENPDRTPAIFISSDLVISLAIGASISTGIWWLIKFLRKRAKARIF from the coding sequence ATGGATTCACTGAAAGAAGATGATTCTGCTGTCAGTCCAGATAACGCAGTAATACTAGAAGAATCGATTGAAATTCTTAGTACCGATGATCAGCGTTTAAAGATAATAGGCGAAGAGCTGTCAAATGATATAGGAAGGGCTGTATTAACCAAGTTATTTGAAAGGGTTACCAGTATATCTGAAATAGCTCGTTCTCTAAATGTTTCTGTTCCACTGGTTAGTTGGCATATTCAAAGACTTTCTAAAGCTGGATTAATTGACATACAACACATAAAATTAAGCAGTAAGAATAAGGAGGTTCGACACTACATGCCCGTAAAGTTCGCATTAATAATCATACCTTTTACGGTTACAAGAGCAACCTATTATTCAAACATTCTTAAGAGCGCCATTATGAAAATTTACCGCAATCTTCCTGTAGTAGCTACATTCATTGGAAGTGCTATTGGCATATACATGATACAGAGAACTATCACAACAGATAGACCCGTCTTTACTATAGAAAATCCTGACCGAACCCCTGCAATTTTCATAAGCTCTGACCTGGTAATCTCTTTAGCTATTGGTGCATCTATTTCCACTGGCATATGGTGGCTTATCAAATTCTTAAGAAAGCGTGCTAAAGCCAGAATATTTTGA
- a CDS encoding aconitate hydratase: MGDILAKSMAHKIIESHLVDGKMEEGEEIGIKVDRVLMQDATGTMACLQFEALGMPKVRVEQAVIYVDHNILQIGFENPDDHKFLETFAKKYGIYFSKPGNGICHQVNLERFSTPGKVLVGSDSHTPTAGGAGMLAIGVGGLDVAIAMGGGPFYTKMPRIVGVKLTGRLKPWVTAKDVILEMLRRLTVKGGANRIFEYYGEGVKTLSVPERGTICNMGAELGATTSIFPSDENTRDYFRRQSREQDWKPLAPDPDAPYDETMEINLSELEPMMACPGSPDNIRKVRDVQGIEVQQVLIGSCTNSNYRELMITAHLLRDRKIHPTVTMAVNPGSKQVLEMLSRDGAVYNIVAAGARLLEPGCHGCIGMGSAPGTNWVSVRSFNRNWPGRSGTKDDKVYLTSPEVCIACAITGKITDPRDLGDYPEIPWPDSFIIDDSGILPPASDPNTVQLLRGPNIKPLPLKKPLEQDLQGEVLLKVDDNISTDAIMPAGAKILPLRSNIPAISEYVFYWIDPTFAKRAKEKGGGFIVGGENYGQGSSREHAALAPMYLGIKGVIAKSFARIHRANLINFGIIPFEFVNASDYDVLQQGTLIKINDIRGALTSGCKSIKAFINDNSVYLRIDFTQRQRKILIEGGLLNYTKKAYTLRGL; this comes from the coding sequence TTGGGTGATATCTTGGCTAAATCAATGGCACACAAAATTATTGAATCTCATTTGGTAGACGGGAAAATGGAAGAAGGTGAAGAGATAGGCATCAAAGTAGACCGGGTCTTAATGCAAGATGCGACTGGAACCATGGCATGCCTCCAGTTTGAAGCCTTGGGGATGCCTAAAGTGAGGGTCGAACAGGCGGTTATCTATGTTGACCATAATATATTGCAGATTGGATTTGAAAATCCTGACGATCATAAATTTTTAGAAACTTTTGCCAAGAAATATGGTATATACTTCTCGAAACCCGGCAACGGAATATGCCATCAAGTAAACCTTGAAAGGTTCTCCACACCAGGCAAAGTGTTAGTTGGATCTGACAGTCATACGCCAACTGCAGGTGGTGCTGGTATGCTCGCCATCGGTGTTGGTGGTCTTGATGTTGCGATTGCCATGGGAGGGGGGCCATTCTATACTAAGATGCCAAGGATAGTCGGTGTGAAGCTAACAGGACGGCTGAAGCCATGGGTCACAGCTAAGGACGTAATACTTGAGATGCTTAGAAGGCTTACCGTTAAAGGAGGCGCGAATAGGATATTCGAATATTATGGTGAGGGAGTTAAGACATTATCTGTTCCTGAAAGAGGAACTATATGCAACATGGGCGCGGAGCTTGGTGCTACTACATCAATCTTTCCTTCCGATGAGAATACAAGGGATTACTTTAGGAGACAGAGCAGAGAGCAGGATTGGAAACCGCTAGCCCCTGATCCTGACGCTCCATACGATGAAACAATGGAGATCAACCTTAGTGAGCTTGAACCTATGATGGCATGCCCGGGTTCACCTGACAATATCAGGAAGGTTAGAGATGTGCAGGGCATAGAAGTTCAGCAGGTGCTGATAGGTTCTTGCACAAATTCTAATTACAGGGAGCTCATGATAACCGCACATCTGCTGAGGGATAGAAAGATACATCCTACCGTAACGATGGCAGTCAATCCCGGTTCTAAACAGGTATTGGAGATGTTATCAAGGGATGGAGCTGTATACAACATAGTTGCGGCTGGAGCAAGATTACTTGAACCTGGATGCCATGGATGTATAGGCATGGGCTCCGCGCCAGGCACCAATTGGGTCTCCGTTCGCTCATTCAACAGGAACTGGCCTGGAAGAAGTGGCACAAAAGATGACAAGGTTTACCTAACAAGCCCGGAGGTATGTATTGCATGCGCAATTACCGGAAAGATAACAGATCCCAGAGATTTAGGAGACTACCCAGAAATTCCTTGGCCTGACAGTTTCATCATAGACGATTCCGGGATACTGCCACCTGCAAGCGATCCTAACACTGTTCAACTGTTAAGGGGCCCTAACATTAAGCCTTTACCATTGAAAAAACCGTTGGAACAGGATCTGCAAGGAGAAGTGTTGCTCAAGGTTGATGACAACATAAGTACGGATGCTATCATGCCAGCTGGCGCTAAGATACTGCCCCTAAGGAGCAATATACCTGCAATTAGTGAGTATGTGTTTTATTGGATTGATCCCACATTTGCGAAAAGAGCAAAGGAAAAGGGCGGAGGGTTCATAGTCGGAGGCGAAAACTACGGACAGGGTTCAAGCAGGGAACATGCTGCATTGGCACCCATGTATCTCGGTATCAAGGGTGTAATTGCAAAATCTTTTGCTAGGATACATCGAGCCAATCTGATCAATTTTGGAATCATACCGTTCGAGTTTGTAAATGCGTCTGACTATGATGTGTTGCAACAAGGCACTCTGATAAAGATTAATGATATACGGGGAGCATTAACAAGTGGCTGCAAATCCATAAAGGCATTCATTAACGACAATAGTGTTTACCTTAGGATCGATTTCACACAAAGGCAGCGCAAGATATTGATAGAAGGCGGACTGTTGAATTATACTAAAAAGGCTTACACATTAAGAGGGCTTTGA